GGGACGGGCCAACGTCCTTGTCTTCCCCGATCTGAATGCGGGGAACATCTGTTACAAGGCCGTGGAGCGTCTCGGCGGGGCGGAGGCCATCGGCCCCGTCCTGCAGGGTCTGGCCAAACCGGCCAACGACCTTTCCCGGGGATGCAAAGTCTCGGACATCGTCAACGTGGCCGCCCTTACCGGGGCCCAGGTACTCGGCTGAAAAAACCCAGGCGGGGCGCCGCCCCGCTCACCCAAGCGGACCCCCGGCGGGTCTTACGGAGACAAGAGATGAACACTCTGGTCATCAATTGCGGAAGTTCCTCGCTCAAGTACCAGCTCTTTAACATGGAGAACGAACGAATCTCCGCCAAGGGTCTGGTGGAGCGGATCGGCTCCGAGGCGGCCAGCCTCAAGCACGAATCGGTCGGCGTCGGCAAGATCACGATCCGATCCGGAATCCCGAACCACGCCGTGGCCGTGAGCGACATGTTCAACGCCCTCACGGACAAGGAGTACGGCGTTCTGAAGGGAGTGGACGAGATCGTCGCCATCGGCCACCGGGTCGTCCACGGGGGCGAGCAGTTTCACGAGTCGGCCCTTCTCGAAACCAAGGTGGTGGACGCGATCCGTGACTGCATCCGCTTCGCCCCCCTTCACAACCCCCTCAACCTTACGGGGATCGAGGCCTGCCAGAAGCTCTGCCCCACCGTGCCCCAGGTGGCGGTCTTCGACACGGCCTTCCACCAGACCATGCCCAAGCACGTCTTCTTGTACGCCATCCCCTACGAGTACTACGAACGCCACGGCGTGCGCCGGTACGGTTTCCACGGCACCTCCCACCAGTTCGTGGCCAATCGCGCCGCGGAGATCCTCGGAAAGCCCCTCGAGTCCCTCCGGATGATCACGGCCCATCTCGGAAACGGGTGCTCCATCACGGCCATCCAGAACGGGAAGTCCCTCGAGACCTCCATGGGCCTCACGCCCCTCAACGGCCTCATGATGGGCCAGCGCTCGGGCGACATCGACCCGGCCCTGATCCCCTACATGGCCGAGGTGGAGAAAACCGACGCCGAGGGCGTGGTCGCCACCCTCAACAAGAAGAGCGGCCTGCTCGGCGTCTCGGGCGTGAGCCACGACATGCGGGACATCCACAAGGCCATCGCCGAGGGCAACGAGCGCGCTGAGATGGCCTTCAAGATGTTCTGCTACCGCATCCGAAAGTACATCGGCACCTACGCCGCCTCCATGAACGGGGTGGAC
This Acidobacteriota bacterium DNA region includes the following protein-coding sequences:
- a CDS encoding acetate kinase — translated: MNTLVINCGSSSLKYQLFNMENERISAKGLVERIGSEAASLKHESVGVGKITIRSGIPNHAVAVSDMFNALTDKEYGVLKGVDEIVAIGHRVVHGGEQFHESALLETKVVDAIRDCIRFAPLHNPLNLTGIEACQKLCPTVPQVAVFDTAFHQTMPKHVFLYAIPYEYYERHGVRRYGFHGTSHQFVANRAAEILGKPLESLRMITAHLGNGCSITAIQNGKSLETSMGLTPLNGLMMGQRSGDIDPALIPYMAEVEKTDAEGVVATLNKKSGLLGVSGVSHDMRDIHKAIAEGNERAEMAFKMFCYRIRKYIGTYAASMNGVDAIVFTAGIGENDARVREVACSNLDYLGIHLDPKKNESPDREKIISSSASKVDVLVVPTNEELMIARETVRVVQKNAPAGKKTKKN